The Vicinamibacteria bacterium sequence CTTGACCATATCGAGCACGTCACCCACCCCCAGGGTGCTCCGAGAATCCACCCCATCGCTGAACACCACCAGCGTCTTTCTCCCATCGAGCTCGTACACGCGCTCCAAGAACGTCCCGACCGCGTCGTAGAGCGCCGTCCAGCCCTCGGCCACCACGTCATAGATCCGTGAGCTGACGAGTCTCTGGTCGTCCGACGAGTAGCGCGAGAGTCTTATGTTCTCGTCGAAATCGAGAATGAAGAGGTTCTCGGTCTTGGGAACGTTCGTAAGGAACTTGATCGCCGCCTCGCGAACGAGCGATATCTCGTTCTCCATACTGCCGCTGGCGTCGAGCACCAGCCCGATCACCTGACGTCCCGAGAGCTCGTCCTTCAGCTCGGGTGAGAGACCGACCCACGATTCCTCCAGACCCGCCGCGAACAAGCGAATCTCTTGCTTCACGCCATCCTCGTACACGGAAAATTTCTCGGCGCCCAGCCCGGTGATGAAGTTGTCCTCTTTATCCACAACCGCAACCGGAACCGAGACCATTTCGACGCGGGTCTCGAATACGTAGGGCACGGGTTGCTCGTCCTGGGACTCGCACAAGGAGGGTGCGACGAAGAGGAAGCCAAAAACGAACAACCGATCTCGCATCGGTGGGTCCCTTGGGACGAGGCTAACACACTTCAGGCAATACCGTCGATGACTCGCGCCGCGAGCTCGAATCGATTGAACGGCGGCATCAGGTAGGCTCCATCCGCGAGATCCCGGGCGGCGCGAAGGGCGTCGCGGGCGATGTCGACGCCAACGTCCTGAGCGGCTTCGTTGGTCGGTGCCTTCTTGAGACGCTCGCGCACCTCGGCGGGAACCGCCATTCCCGGTACCTCGTTGTGAAGGAACTCTGCGTTGCGGAAGCTGACGAGAGGAAGGATGCCGACCAGCACGGGAATGCGGACCGGCTCGATCCCCTTGAGGAAACGCTCGAGATAGCTCGGGTTGTAGACCGGCTGCGTCAGACAAAACTCCGCACCAGCGGAAACTTTGCGCTCGAACTTCTCGAGCTCGGCTTCGATGTCGGTCGCTCCCGGGTTCGCTCCCACCCCGATGTGAAAGGGGAGCGGAGAGCCCAGGGGATTTCCCGCCAGATCGAGTCCCCGGTTCAGCCGCGAGAGAATCCGCACCAGACCGACCGAGTCGACGTCGAATACGGCCGTCGCATAGGGATAATCGCCTAATTTCGGTGGGTCGCCCGTCACCGCGAGCACGTTTCGCAGTCCGAGCGAATGAGCCCCGAGGAGATCGCCCTGGATTCCGATGAGATTACGGTCCCGGCACTGATAATGAAGGATGGTCTCGATGCCGACTCGTTGCTCCAGAAGCACCGCGAAGGAGAGCGCGCTCATTCTCGCGCTCGCCCGGGGACCGTCACCGACGTTGATGAAGTCGACATCGTTGTCCTTCAGCCACTGCGCCTTTTCCACGAGAAGACCGGGCTCGGCACCTTTGGGCGGATCCATTTCCACCGAGACCACGAATTTCCGTCCGAGGCTCCTTGCCAGCCGCGATTTGCGTTCCCGCGCGACGGGCTCGTGCTCGACTCGCGGCTCGAGCGGCTTCGAGACCTCGACCGCGCTCCGGGAGAGTCCGAGCGAACGCACGACGCCGACGACGGCACCGATATGGGACGCCGTCGTGCCACAACAGCCGCCGATGATCGAGATGCCCGATCGCAGGAACAGCTTCGCATAGTGAGCCATATACTCCGGCGAGCACAAATAGAGGACCCGACCCTCGACCACCTCGGGGAGTCCCGCGTTGGGCTGAACCGACAGCGGAAGACTCGTGGAGGAGGCCATCCGCTGGACGACGCGGAGCATCAGCTCCGGCCCCACACTGCAGTTGGCACCCACAGCATCGACGTCCAGCTTGCTGAGAGTCCGGGCGACGTTCTCGGGCTTCGCCCCGAGAGGCGTGGCTCCATCGTCGCCGAACGTCATCTGGGCGACCACGGGAACCTCGGTGGACACGGATCGCACCGCCCGGACCGCCTGTGTGAGCTCGCGCAGGTCGGAGAACGTCTCGAGAAGAATGAGGTCTGCTCCTCCGCGGACGAGTGCGTCCGCTTGCTCGTGAAAGGCGTCGAAGGCATCCTCCTCGGGCACGGTTCCGATTGGAGCGATCGGTTTGCCCAGCGGACCCACGGAGCCCGCGACCAGGACGGCCCTGTCGTCGGCCGCTTCCCGCGCGATCTCGACTCCTTTCTCGTTGATGACCCTGACACGGTCTCCGAATCCATGCGGCTGGAGCTTGAAACGATTCGCACCGTAGGTGTTCGTTTCGATGATGTCCACCCCGACTGCGAGATAGTCACGATGGATCGATTTCACCAGCGTCGGATTCGAACAGTTCAATTCATCAAAGCAGCGATTGACCATCACCCCCTTCGCGTACAGGCTCGTCCCCATGGCTCCGTCACAAACGAGGGGTGAGCTCTCCAGGCGAGAACGAAATGCGGCGCGGTTCAAATCTGCTCCTGGGCCGAGGCTTCGGAATCTCGCAGTCCGAGAATGCTCTTCTCGACCGACAGCGTGTTGTCATCGATGTGCCGCGCGAGAATGCGCCGTGCCTGGCCGTAGAACTCGCCGGGAACTCGTAGCCGAGCGTAGCCATATCCAAAGGGAGGCTCGGTCTTCACCATCAGAACGATTTCCGGCCTCTCGAGCCACGACAAGGAACGGATTTTGTCGAAAGCGACGAAACCTTGTTCCGTCCAGATCCCCGAAGCGTAGAGACCTCTGCGAATCCGAAACGAGAGCGGAAAAAGCACGGTGTAGAAGATCGCCATCAGGCCCTGCGCGATGATCGAAAGGGGCGGCCTGCGGAGCACGAAAATCGTAATGAACGTCATCACCATCAGGAAGAAGCCGATGCCGAGACAGAGGTTGAAGAACCAAGGTCTCTTCGGAAGCCACGTCAGCTCGGCTCTCGATGCGATCCGCCGATATGTCACGTAACGCACCAAATAGATTCCATTCCAAACGGTGAAGAGGGCCGAGAGCGCCACGAAGGACAGACCCAGAATATTGTCCATGCTCACTCTCCCCCTTCGGTCATTCTATATTTGTTCGCCGCAATGTCGCGGCGGGACCTTCATAACTCGTTGGGACCGCTACTCCGCGTCTCTGCGGCCGTGGAGATGGCGGTCTTGGCGGGACGGGCAGAGACTCCGTGCTCCGCAACCACGACGGCATCGATGAAAAGCCGTTCGGCGTCGCGTTGTCCTTGGGCGACGAGGGCATCGAGCCCGAGCCGCTCGCTTCCCGGCTGGGGCCGTCCGGCGAGCTCGAAAGGACGAAGGCGCTCGGAATGGGGCCGGATGACGAAAACCGGCACGTTCGAGGAAGCGGCCCACGTCAGATCGTCCCCGAGGCTGCGTCTGAGAGCCGCCGCAGAATGACGTTCCCAGGTCGAGCCCGAGAGCGAGTCGGAGGGGTGGGAGCCAATGGCGTAGATGACCTGCTCGGCCCCGAAAGCGACCGCATCCGCGACCGCTCCCTGCCCGAACAGCACACTCGAGCAGAATCGATGCACTTCGCCGCCGTGCCGGTGACTCAACGGCAGTTTGATGGGCACGCTGGCGACCAGAAGTGGCGGGCTCGAGGCGGCAACCAGCGCTTCGCACAGCACGCCAGCACCCTCCTCGGTCGAGAGATCGATGGGCTCGGAAGTCGTCGCCGTCTCCCGTCGGGAGCTGGCGGTCTCGAAGAAACGATCCTTGACCAACACGAACGGGACCTCGCGCCCCGCGTCGCTGTCGAAGGCATAGAAGACGAGCTCGCGGTAACCATGTTGCCCGAGGCTTGCCTTCAGCAGATCGGAATAGGCTCGTCCGAGCTCTTTGCGGTTCTTGGGGCGTTTCTCCGAGGAGGCACCACGAACGACGAGCCACATCAGCGCTTCGAGCCCGTCGGAGAAGGGAGACAGATCGAAGAAAGAGCCGAAAGGCGCGACTCCGAAAGAGCGGTGCTCGAGCGCCAGAGCGAGCCACTTTACGGTGAGGAACACGAAGAGCACCATCATGGGTAGGGCGATCGACGGGAGGTAGAACCGTTCCGCGAGCTCGAACGCCGACGGCAACCACGAGAGCGTCTCCGCCCCGGGAATCAGCGGCCCGAGCAGGACGCTTATGGGAAGCGCCACGAGAGATACGATCCCGAGCAGTCCCGGCGATAGAAAAAATGCGATGGCTGCGGCCATGCAGAGCAAAGCCATTCGATAGGACGTCGCGAGTCGATAAGGACGTCTTGCTTGCAGCGTGTCGATGAGGCCGCCCCGCCCCTCCAGATGCTCTTCACCCTGGACGGAAGCAAACGCCGCCGCCACGGCCCCGGCCCCGCGTCCGACCACGAGGTCGATACGAATGCCCGCGGACTGGACGGCCCGGAGTACGCCAGCAAGGTAGGCGAGAGCGGTTCCTTCGCCCGTCAACAGGAGGGCTGTTCGCCGGCTCGGATTGAAACGCGAGGCTGACATGTCCCGAGGTGCGTCATGATACATCTCGGCGAGCCGTACCGCATCGATGGCAGGGAAACCCTCGTAAGGATACGACGATCGCGGATCGACGGGTGTGCTTGCCGAAGATGCGGCCGAGGGTTTCGGGATCCTCCGGTTATAATTCGCCTTCATGAGCGAGCTCTTGAAGGACAGGCTCGTCGCGACGCTGATTCGAGCCGTAAAAGAGAGTTATGGCCTCGACCTCGCGGAGATCGTGAGCGAGCGTCCGCCGGAGGCGGATCTCGGCGATCTCGCATTCCCCACCGCTTTCGAGCTTGCTCGGAGCGCGAGAACCGCGCCGAGAAAGATCGCCGAGACGCTCGAGCCGGCACTGCAAGGCGTCGATGGCGTGGAACGAGTCGAGGTCGCCGGCGCAGGCTACCTGAATGTCTTCTTCGACCGGCGACGATATCTGGAAGAGTTTCTTGCGGGCGAGGGGGCGGTCGCGTCACGCGGAGAAAAGATCATCGTGGAGCACACGAACATCAACCCCAACAAGGCGGCGCATATCGGTCACTTGAGAAATGCCGCACTCGGCGACAGCTTCGTCCGAGCCCTGCGCCATACGGGAATAGAGGTCGAGGTCCAGAATTACATCGACGATACCGGCGTTCAGGTTGCCGACGTCGTCGTGGGTTTTCTCCACATCGAGAAGCGAGACGAGCGCGAGGTTCGCGCCCTCGTTCGAGACAACCGTTTCGACTACTACTGCTGGGACCTCTATGCGCGCGTCTCCGACTTCTACCAGGAGGACCCCGAGAGGCTCCGCCTGCGCGAGCAGACGCTCAAGGCAATCGAAGAAAACGAGGCGCCCGAAGCCCCGCTCGGCGCCCTGATCGCGGAAGAAATCGTCCGATGTCATCTGGCGACGATGCAGCGGATCGACGTTCGCTATGATCTCTTGCCCGCCGAGAGTGACATCTTGAAGATGCGGTTCTGGGAACGGGCCTTCGAGCTTTTGAAAGAGAAACAGGCGATCCGCCACTCGAGCTCAGGCAAGAACGCCGGCTGCTGGGTGATGGACCTCGGCGAGTCCGAGGAAGAAGACGAGAAAGTCATCGTCCGCTCCAACGGGACGGTCACCTATGTCGGCAAGGATATCGCCTACCAAATGTGGAAGCTGGGACTTCTCGACAGGCAATTCCGGTTCCGGCCGTTTCATCGTTATCCCGACGGCCACACCGTGTGGTCGACGACGTCCGAGGCCAGCGGGAGCCCGAGCGAAGAGGTTCCGAGCTTTGGAAACGGTGCGACGGTGTACAACGTGATCGACGTCCGCCAGGCTTACTTGCAGAAGGTCGTGCAGAAGGGCGTTTCGCTTCTGGCGTCGGAGGAAGCGGGGCTCCGTTCGCGCCATTTCTCCTATGAGATGGTCGCGCTGACGCCATCCACCTGTCGCGAGCTCGGGTTTCCCGTCAGCCCGGACGAGGAGAAGAGGCCCTACCTGGAGGTATCCGGCCGAAGGGGACTGGGGGTCAAGGCCGACGATTTGATCGACGCGCTGGTCGAGAAAGCGCGACGCGAAGTCGATTCTCGCAACGCCGGGCTCGCCGCCGAGGAACGAGCCGCCATAGCCGAAGAGATCGCCCGTGGAGCACTGAGATACTTCCTGATCAAATACACGAAGAACAAGGTAATCGCCTTCGATTTCGCCGAGGCGCTCTCGTTCGACGGCGACAGCGGTCCCTACCTGCAGTATGCCGCCGTCAGAGCGGGAAAGATCCTAGCCCGACTCGGCCATCTTTCCGACGGACCCGAGGAAACAAGGGGCCTCGTTCACCGAGGCTTCGCGAGAGACGTCCCCGCCGGGGAGGCCGACGAGTTGTGGTCGATGATTCTCGCGGCGACGGAGCTGGACGACATCATCGCGGCAGTCATTCGAACCGAAGAGCCGTCGCACCTGACGCGCTTCGCGCTCTCGTTGGCACAACGTTTCAACGCCATCTACCACCGCTATCGGGTGGTGGAGGAGACCGACGAAGCGAAGCGCGCGTTGCGTACCCTCGCGGTGCAGATCTTTCATCGGCAGCTTACGCGAGCCCTGGATCTCATGGGCGTTCCCGTTCCCGAGAGAATGTAGCAAGGAAGCCCCGATGCGATCGGGCCGCGGCTGGCCCTCTCGTCAATCGATGCTTCCGAACCTTGGGAGGGGCCAGATGCGAAGAAACGCCTTGCCGTAGATATAGCGCTCGGGCACCAACCCCCAGCTGCGGCTGTCGTTGCTCCCCGACCGATTGTCACCCAGGACGAAATAATGTCCCGAGCGAATCCGGACGGGTCGGTAGCTGCGATTGTCGGCGTTCGCCTCACTCACGTAAGGCTCGTCGATCGGATGGTCGTCGACATAGACGACACCATCCCGAACTTCGATGGTCTCGCCCGGGAGGCCGATGACTCGTTTGATGAACGATAGACTGGGATCTTCGGGGTACCAGAAGACGACGACGTCTCCTCGGTCGATCTCGGCCAGGTAATAGAGGAACTTGTTCACCAGGATGCGCTGTCCATCTCCAAGCTCGGGCGACATGCTCGTGCCCTGCACCTTGAACGCCTGCACGACATAGGTGATGAGCAGGACGCATACCACCACGGCGATCGCGAGATCGTGAAGCAGCTCGATGATCGCCTGGAGGGGCTTGGACTTGTTCGCTTCGAGAGCCGAAGCTTCTTCCTCGGTCGACGGTCTGGCGGGCTCGGCAGCGGAGGGGACGTCGATCGCCTCGGATGCCAGCGCGGTCTCCTCGACCTCGATTTTCGGGTCGAATCCGTTTCGAGACGCCGAGCTCGTCACGAGCTGACCATCACCCGAGTTCTGGAGAGCCGATCATGAAGCGCCAATCGATCCTCACGGAAGGCGACTCGAATCAATCCCAGTCCGAACGGAAGCAAGCTCAAGAGGCAACTCGCCAACCGAACCAGGGCACGGGGGACACCAATGGGCGAATCCCCTTCTTCGGTCTCGACGGAGAGTCCGAGAAGGCTCATACCCGGCGTGGCCCCTCTCAATCCCCACGACATGACGAAGTACATGATACATAGGGTAGCGAAAGCAACTCCGGCGACACCGACCAGCAGGGAGCTCACGGCTGGCTCGGCGCCTGGTCCCACCAGCGTCACCCACACCAGGGCGGCCAGCAGAAGGGGAATGCCGAGGATCATGCAATCCACGAAAGCGGCGAGGAGACGAACACCGAGCCCGGCGACATTTTCCTGCGCCCGCGCAATCCGCCGGTAAGGACTGAGCGCCTCCACACGGCTCGGCCCGACTTGCGGCTTCACCGGAGGAGACTCCCGGCCAGAAAGGGGCTTTCCGCAGTGTCCGCAGAATTCCGCGGGCAAGAGCACGAATTTTCCGCAGGTATCGCAGCGCATCGCGTCGCCGTCCAGCTTCTGTCCGCAGCTGCGACAGAAGCGATCGACGTCTCGAGTCTCCGCGCCGCAAGTGGGGCAAAGGCGAGCCGAGGGCTGCTTCGAAGACCTCACTGGCTCGATCTCGGCGCTCGTCTCGAATCCCGACCGATGAGGCGGCGTCGCGGCCGATCGATTCTCATTGTCGTCGAGCTGAAACAGCAGGCGCGAGGAACCGATGGCGACGAGGTCTCCGTCCCGCAGAGTCATTTCCGTTTCTACCTTGTCGCCGTTGACTAGAGTACCGTTTGCGCTGTGGTTGTCGCGAAGAACGAACAGTTCGTCACGCTGCTCGAGAATGGCGTGCCGCCGCGACACCATCGAATCGGAGAGCACGAGATCATTCGAAGGATCGCGGCCGATCGAAATGACCCGGGAGGCGATGCGGATCTCCTTCTTGCTCGCGGAGGTCGGATTGATGACCAGCCTGGCCAAAGCGCGCTACCTACCCTGCCTGAAGCGAAAACGCTGCATCCATCGCATCTTCACCGGAACACCGTCTCGGATCGCGGGCTGGTATCGCCAACCTCGAACCGTGTCGATAACGGCGTCATCGAAAACCGCCCCCCCCGACTCGTGAATCTCGAGATCTCGTACCTGCCCGCTCTCGTCGATGACGAAACCGAGAAGCACCGCGCCTTCGAGGCGAGCCTCTCGCGCGGCAGAAGGATAGGCGACCGCCGGACACTCGAGGCATTTGGCCGCAGTGACCCCGGGCGCGCCTTTTTCGACCACGTCTGCCTCGCGGGCCCGAGGCTGCGGTGAAACTTCCGGTTCCTCCACGCGCGCCGCCCGAGGAGGCCCCCCCCTCGAAGTCAGCACCGCGTCGATTTCTTCGACCCCGCCGGCTCGAGCCACGATCGAGTCCTCCCACGGTAGGTAGCCCTCCAAGTGCAGGCGAACGACGCGTTCACCGGCGGGAACGCGAACGCGCTCGAGAGGGGTGCGGCCCTTCGAAGCTCCATCGATCTCCACCGCCGCCCCCTGCGGCTGGGAATCGATCCGGACGAACGCCAGCGCGGGCGCGGGCCGGGGCTTGGGTTTCGACTCGAGCGCCAGGTCGAACGTCGCCCCCGGCGCCCTCTGAGTCATTTGCGCGGTGACTTGCGCGGGCAAGTAACCGTCGAGCCGGACCTCCACGTCGTATTCGCCCAGGGGCAATTCTTGGATCTCCAGGGGCGTTTCGCCTCGCTCCACCCCGTCGACGAGAACCAGCGCGCCTTCGGGATCGGTGAACACGCGCAAGGTTCCGCTATCGGCAAGGATCTCGGCAGCAGAGTCGATTACGTCCGAACCGACGGCGCCGGTCCTCCCATCGGGACGAGTGAGCAGCGTGACGAGCCAAATGAGAAACGCGCCGGCCGCAGCCAGTCCGACGAGACGCTTCCACGAAGCCCGGCGTCCGACTCCTGCCGCAGAATCGAGCCCCCTCCGAGAAGTGGGAGAGTGATCGTTTCTCTCGGGAATCTCGCCCGGAGGTGGACCATCGTAACGAGTTTCCTCGGAGGATGCCGGTGGGGCTGCCGAGCGACTCGCTCCTCCGAAAGGGTCGCCGTACTCCCGGCCCGCCATCGTCGTTGCCGTCACGTCAGACGAGGCGGCCCGGATGGAGCGATCCTCGTGGAACGCCGCAGGGCTGTCCACGTAGGTCGCGTCGGAGTCTTTCGGGAACGCGCTCCTGTCGCTGACGATGACCGTCTCGCCTTCCAGCGCACCGAACCAGGAGCCGAGACACAACTCGAGGTCACTTACGAACTCGGACGCGTTCGGGTAACGGTCATCGGGGTCCTTGGCCAGTACCCGGGCAAAAACCTCGTGCCACTTGTGGGGCAGGAGCCCCAGCACCTCCAGGCCATCGGGATGAATCGGATCGGAATGAACCAGCTTGTAGAGGATGGAAGTTACATTGTTCCCGGGGAAAGGCTGCTGACCGCTCAACATCTCGAAGGCCACCACGCCCAGGGAGAAGATATCGGTCTTGCCATCCAGATCCTCACCCATCGCTTGCTCGGGCGACATATAGCTCGGCGTTCCCATCGTGAAGCCGGTATGATTCCGTTCGGCATTCACGAAGCTCGCGATCCCGAAATCGGTGACTTTGACTTTTTCGCCCCCGTGAACGATGACGTTCGACGGCTTGATGTCACGGTGAACCACGCCCTCCCGATGGGCGTAATCCAGAGCGCTCGCGATCTGGGAGACCAGACCGATGACGAGCTCGGGCTTCAGCCGCTGACTCTCGAGGATCGAAGCCACCGTCCGCCCTTCGACGTACTCCATCGCCAGCCAGGGAATCTGATCCTGAATGTGGCCCACATCGTATAGGGTGACGATATTGGGGTGGGAAAGCCTGCCCGCAGTCTTCGCTTCCGTCGAGAAGCGCTCGAGAAAGTCCCGGTGGTCCTGACTCCCCGGCGGAACATCGAGTCTGAGGGTCTTCACCGCGACCGGCCGCTTGATGATGGGATCGAAGGCCTTGTACACGGCCCCCATCGCACCGAAGCCAATAGCCTCGAGTATCTCGTATCGATCGATTCTCTTCGGGATCTCACCCTGCACTGGGGTCAGAGGCTCCTATTCGATACCGGTGGGGTCCCCACCCTCGGCAACTGCGCAAGGGCTACGGGTGGACGTTCTTCCTAAAAAGTTCTTGTTAAGTCAAACTAGCATAACCTTTTATGGAGTGTCAACGCTGCCCAGCCGGACCCATTTCTGGATTGGTGGTCTCGGGAACGCTATGATATCTCCCGAGTAAGCGTACGTGGTGGAGACCGTCGCGATCGACTATCGGAAACTGCCGTCGTACAAGCCGCTGTTTCTCGACTACCTCCATCGCTTCGAACAGCTATCGGACTTCTATGTCGGCGACCCCTTTTCCGCCGACACCTGGCAGGCCGTCGCGCGATCGCTCGCAAACGGCTCCCACCCGCGTAGCGTCGTCAGTGTCAGCCTAAGAGAGCTCAATCGTGAGCTCGGGGCGGACGATCAGGCCCTCGAGAGCACGTCCGCGATTTCTGAAGGCGCCCTCGCCATCGTGACCGGCCAGCAGGTCGGTCTGTTCGGGGGCCCGCTCTACACGCTCTACAAGGCCCTCACCGCGGTTCGGCTCGCGCGCAGTGCTACCGAGCGGCTCGGGAGGAAAATTGTCCCGCTGTTCTGGATGGACGCCGACGACCACGACTTCGACGAGGTGCGGGCAGCCTGGTTTTTCGATGGACGCCACGAGCTCGTCGAGTCGAGCTACCCGGTCGAAGATGCCGATTTGCGGCTTCCGGTAGGCAGCCGCAAGCTCACCCCTTCGATCTCCGACACGCTCCGAGCGACGTTCGAGGCACTGCCGCAATCGGAGTTCTCCGGCGAAGTTCGCGAGGGCCTCGCCGAGGCTTACGCGCCGGGACGGACGATGGCGGAGGCTTTCGGAAGCTGGCTGCTCCGTCTCACGCGGGGTACGGGACTCGCCATCGTCGACCCGTCCCGTGCCGAGCTGAAGCAGGCCGCCGCGGGGCTTTTCGAGCGTGAAGTGCTCGAAGGATCGGAATCGAGCGCCATCGTTCTCCGTACCACGGCGAGCCTCCTCGCCCGCGGCTACCACGCCCAAGTCAACCCCACCGAATCTCAGCTCAACCTGTTCTACGCCAAGCCGTTTCGCGAGCCCATCGGCATCGAGAACGGATCTCTGGTGGTCCCGGGAAACGGGAATCCCGTCGCTCGGGACGAAGCCGCAAGAAGAGTGC is a genomic window containing:
- a CDS encoding VWA domain-containing protein is translated as MRDRLFVFGFLFVAPSLCESQDEQPVPYVFETRVEMVSVPVAVVDKEDNFITGLGAEKFSVYEDGVKQEIRLFAAGLEESWVGLSPELKDELSGRQVIGLVLDASGSMENEISLVREAAIKFLTNVPKTENLFILDFDENIRLSRYSSDDQRLVSSRIYDVVAEGWTALYDAVGTFLERVYELDGRKTLVVFSDGVDSRSTLGVGDVLDMVKLSDVKIHTIQFGARDRGNTTRTFTEGRFLRQLSSETGGSYALGSSLEQLDELYDRILEELFSQYTLGYVSTNAREDGKYRKIKVEVDVEGIELRYRKGYYGPPPPSN
- a CDS encoding bifunctional homocysteine S-methyltransferase/methylenetetrahydrofolate reductase, coding for MNRAAFRSRLESSPLVCDGAMGTSLYAKGVMVNRCFDELNCSNPTLVKSIHRDYLAVGVDIIETNTYGANRFKLQPHGFGDRVRVINEKGVEIAREAADDRAVLVAGSVGPLGKPIAPIGTVPEEDAFDAFHEQADALVRGGADLILLETFSDLRELTQAVRAVRSVSTEVPVVAQMTFGDDGATPLGAKPENVARTLSKLDVDAVGANCSVGPELMLRVVQRMASSTSLPLSVQPNAGLPEVVEGRVLYLCSPEYMAHYAKLFLRSGISIIGGCCGTTASHIGAVVGVVRSLGLSRSAVEVSKPLEPRVEHEPVARERKSRLARSLGRKFVVSVEMDPPKGAEPGLLVEKAQWLKDNDVDFINVGDGPRASARMSALSFAVLLEQRVGIETILHYQCRDRNLIGIQGDLLGAHSLGLRNVLAVTGDPPKLGDYPYATAVFDVDSVGLVRILSRLNRGLDLAGNPLGSPLPFHIGVGANPGATDIEAELEKFERKVSAGAEFCLTQPVYNPSYLERFLKGIEPVRIPVLVGILPLVSFRNAEFLHNEVPGMAVPAEVRERLKKAPTNEAAQDVGVDIARDALRAARDLADGAYLMPPFNRFELAARVIDGIA
- a CDS encoding arginine--tRNA ligase, producing MSELLKDRLVATLIRAVKESYGLDLAEIVSERPPEADLGDLAFPTAFELARSARTAPRKIAETLEPALQGVDGVERVEVAGAGYLNVFFDRRRYLEEFLAGEGAVASRGEKIIVEHTNINPNKAAHIGHLRNAALGDSFVRALRHTGIEVEVQNYIDDTGVQVADVVVGFLHIEKRDEREVRALVRDNRFDYYCWDLYARVSDFYQEDPERLRLREQTLKAIEENEAPEAPLGALIAEEIVRCHLATMQRIDVRYDLLPAESDILKMRFWERAFELLKEKQAIRHSSSGKNAGCWVMDLGESEEEDEKVIVRSNGTVTYVGKDIAYQMWKLGLLDRQFRFRPFHRYPDGHTVWSTTSEASGSPSEEVPSFGNGATVYNVIDVRQAYLQKVVQKGVSLLASEEAGLRSRHFSYEMVALTPSTCRELGFPVSPDEEKRPYLEVSGRRGLGVKADDLIDALVEKARREVDSRNAGLAAEERAAIAEEIARGALRYFLIKYTKNKVIAFDFAEALSFDGDSGPYLQYAAVRAGKILARLGHLSDGPEETRGLVHRGFARDVPAGEADELWSMILAATELDDIIAAVIRTEEPSHLTRFALSLAQRFNAIYHRYRVVEETDEAKRALRTLAVQIFHRQLTRALDLMGVPVPERM
- the lepB gene encoding signal peptidase I; the protein is MTSSASRNGFDPKIEVEETALASEAIDVPSAAEPARPSTEEEASALEANKSKPLQAIIELLHDLAIAVVVCVLLITYVVQAFKVQGTSMSPELGDGQRILVNKFLYYLAEIDRGDVVVFWYPEDPSLSFIKRVIGLPGETIEVRDGVVYVDDHPIDEPYVSEANADNRSYRPVRIRSGHYFVLGDNRSGSNDSRSWGLVPERYIYGKAFLRIWPLPRFGSID
- a CDS encoding RDD family protein; protein product: MARLVINPTSASKKEIRIASRVISIGRDPSNDLVLSDSMVSRRHAILEQRDELFVLRDNHSANGTLVNGDKVETEMTLRDGDLVAIGSSRLLFQLDDNENRSAATPPHRSGFETSAEIEPVRSSKQPSARLCPTCGAETRDVDRFCRSCGQKLDGDAMRCDTCGKFVLLPAEFCGHCGKPLSGRESPPVKPQVGPSRVEALSPYRRIARAQENVAGLGVRLLAAFVDCMILGIPLLLAALVWVTLVGPGAEPAVSSLLVGVAGVAFATLCIMYFVMSWGLRGATPGMSLLGLSVETEEGDSPIGVPRALVRLASCLLSLLPFGLGLIRVAFREDRLALHDRLSRTRVMVSS
- a CDS encoding TonB family protein, coding for MQGEIPKRIDRYEILEAIGFGAMGAVYKAFDPIIKRPVAVKTLRLDVPPGSQDHRDFLERFSTEAKTAGRLSHPNIVTLYDVGHIQDQIPWLAMEYVEGRTVASILESQRLKPELVIGLVSQIASALDYAHREGVVHRDIKPSNVIVHGGEKVKVTDFGIASFVNAERNHTGFTMGTPSYMSPEQAMGEDLDGKTDIFSLGVVAFEMLSGQQPFPGNNVTSILYKLVHSDPIHPDGLEVLGLLPHKWHEVFARVLAKDPDDRYPNASEFVSDLELCLGSWFGALEGETVIVSDRSAFPKDSDATYVDSPAAFHEDRSIRAASSDVTATTMAGREYGDPFGGASRSAAPPASSEETRYDGPPPGEIPERNDHSPTSRRGLDSAAGVGRRASWKRLVGLAAAGAFLIWLVTLLTRPDGRTGAVGSDVIDSAAEILADSGTLRVFTDPEGALVLVDGVERGETPLEIQELPLGEYDVEVRLDGYLPAQVTAQMTQRAPGATFDLALESKPKPRPAPALAFVRIDSQPQGAAVEIDGASKGRTPLERVRVPAGERVVRLHLEGYLPWEDSIVARAGGVEEIDAVLTSRGGPPRAARVEEPEVSPQPRAREADVVEKGAPGVTAAKCLECPAVAYPSAAREARLEGAVLLGFVIDESGQVRDLEIHESGGAVFDDAVIDTVRGWRYQPAIRDGVPVKMRWMQRFRFRQGR
- the bshC gene encoding bacillithiol biosynthesis cysteine-adding enzyme BshC, whose product is MVETVAIDYRKLPSYKPLFLDYLHRFEQLSDFYVGDPFSADTWQAVARSLANGSHPRSVVSVSLRELNRELGADDQALESTSAISEGALAIVTGQQVGLFGGPLYTLYKALTAVRLARSATERLGRKIVPLFWMDADDHDFDEVRAAWFFDGRHELVESSYPVEDADLRLPVGSRKLTPSISDTLRATFEALPQSEFSGEVREGLAEAYAPGRTMAEAFGSWLLRLTRGTGLAIVDPSRAELKQAAAGLFEREVLEGSESSAIVLRTTASLLARGYHAQVNPTESQLNLFYAKPFREPIGIENGSLVVPGNGNPVARDEAARRVREEAECFSPNVLLRPLYQDSLLPTLAYVAGPNELAYFAQLKGVYEHFGVSMPLVACRASFTVVERAQSRFLSRYDLDVTRLSANDESLLNEILQRYTPPQLEEDLARARRCVQEITSAIGRDLAEVDPTLVPSVKSTRGKLFHLLKELEGKALKAVKRKHDTVRSQFLLARTALFPGFEMQERKLSGVGLLNKHGWYFSRLVEDSVDPAQKAHLLLHI